One segment of Asaia bogorensis NBRC 16594 DNA contains the following:
- a CDS encoding lytic transglycosylase domain-containing protein, translating to MAPPRHSTFQTGQQEAGRSRLAGAPPNRLLLITGMTALLSACASTPQRPQVPVAQEAAHYREHAKSYYAPPGPADDPWGPYIEEASQRFDVPSTWIRSVMMQESGGRLYDRNGQFTTSAPGAMGLMQLMPPTYDDMRMQYSLGDDAYDPHDNIMAGTAYIRQMYDIYGSPGFLAAYNDGPGSLDSYLRRGRALPRETRRYVAHVGPQIAGIWPRNRSAADLLVAQHDPSAATMVAQNDSETATVRAAWRHQAQAATYSADQQDMQVAEAPAPASNRASVSSAWAARGIVATPAPVQMASLTSSASDSSSDSSTDNVAQAWAGRAPVQPIPVGRRLSAEPVLAVMTPRPARQTAPSRAAPAITPGNWAIQVGAYNSAVQATRAVAQAQNHAGTSLSGARSQVSTVQSGRAHLYRARLVNLSHDNAVAACRKMGRDTPCVVVSPGSSF from the coding sequence ATGGCTCCTCCCCGTCATTCGACTTTCCAGACCGGACAGCAAGAAGCCGGCCGGTCCCGTCTTGCGGGGGCACCGCCCAATCGTCTCCTGCTGATCACAGGAATGACAGCCCTGCTCTCCGCCTGCGCCAGCACCCCGCAGCGCCCTCAGGTACCGGTTGCACAGGAAGCCGCCCATTACCGCGAGCACGCCAAATCCTACTACGCCCCGCCAGGTCCGGCAGATGACCCATGGGGACCGTATATCGAGGAGGCATCGCAGCGTTTTGACGTCCCGAGCACCTGGATTCGCTCCGTCATGATGCAGGAATCGGGAGGCAGACTGTACGATCGCAACGGACAGTTCACGACGTCGGCACCGGGTGCAATGGGGCTCATGCAGCTCATGCCGCCCACCTATGACGATATGCGCATGCAGTACAGCCTCGGCGACGACGCTTATGACCCGCATGACAACATCATGGCGGGCACAGCCTATATCCGGCAGATGTACGACATCTATGGCTCTCCGGGCTTCCTCGCTGCCTATAATGACGGTCCCGGCAGTCTCGACTCCTATCTTCGCCGGGGCCGCGCCCTGCCGCGCGAAACCCGCCGCTATGTTGCTCATGTCGGGCCGCAGATCGCAGGGATCTGGCCGCGCAATCGCTCGGCGGCCGATCTGCTGGTAGCCCAGCACGACCCCTCGGCTGCGACCATGGTCGCCCAGAATGACAGTGAAACGGCAACTGTCCGGGCAGCATGGCGACATCAGGCGCAGGCAGCCACTTACAGTGCCGACCAGCAGGACATGCAGGTGGCAGAAGCGCCTGCGCCCGCATCGAACCGCGCTTCCGTCAGTTCGGCCTGGGCCGCACGCGGTATCGTGGCGACTCCCGCCCCGGTCCAGATGGCAAGCCTGACAAGTTCGGCGTCGGATTCGTCTTCTGACTCATCGACCGATAATGTGGCGCAGGCCTGGGCGGGACGGGCACCTGTACAGCCTATCCCGGTCGGACGGCGTCTTTCTGCCGAGCCGGTACTGGCTGTCATGACGCCGCGCCCCGCTCGCCAGACAGCCCCATCCCGCGCGGCCCCGGCCATCACACCCGGCAACTGGGCTATCCAGGTAGGTGCCTATAATTCTGCCGTGCAGGCCACCCGCGCCGTGGCTCAGGCCCAGAATCATGCAGGAACTTCGCTTTCCGGTGCGCGTAGTCAGGTTTCCACGGTGCAGTCGGGCCGGGCGCATCTGTATCGGGCGCGTCTGGTCAATCTCTCCCATGACAATGCCGTGGCCGCCTGCCGGAAGATGGGCCGCGACACACCCTGCGTCGTCGTCTCTCCGGGATCATCATTCTGA
- a CDS encoding peroxiredoxin, whose product MKRCFIPVSAALLSLSIAAAVPSAHAALKQGGEAPDFTLPATQNGQETSYTLHDALKNGPVVLYFYPAAFTKGCTAEAHGFADAMPQFKALGASVIGVSMDNIHKLDDFSVSQIKGQFPVASDTDGKVTRLYDAKMPMLDIAQRITYVIAPEGQIIDTISTDSPGNHVSKALAALKSFKADTMKNRRK is encoded by the coding sequence ATGAAACGCTGTTTTATCCCCGTTTCCGCCGCTCTCCTGTCACTCTCGATAGCAGCGGCGGTCCCCTCGGCACATGCTGCGCTTAAGCAAGGGGGTGAAGCACCGGATTTCACGCTTCCCGCCACGCAGAATGGGCAGGAAACCAGCTATACGCTGCACGACGCCCTCAAGAACGGCCCCGTGGTGCTTTACTTCTACCCGGCGGCCTTCACCAAGGGCTGCACGGCCGAGGCGCATGGTTTTGCGGACGCCATGCCCCAGTTCAAGGCGCTTGGCGCCAGTGTCATCGGCGTGTCGATGGACAACATCCACAAACTGGATGATTTCTCGGTCAGCCAGATCAAGGGACAGTTCCCCGTAGCGTCCGATACCGATGGCAAGGTCACGCGCCTGTATGATGCCAAGATGCCTATGCTCGATATTGCGCAGCGGATTACCTACGTGATCGCGCCTGAAGGGCAGATTATCGACACAATCAGCACGGACTCTCCGGGCAATCATGTCAGCAAGGCGCTGGCAGCGCTGAAGAGTTTCAAGGCAGATACCATGAAGAACCGCCGCAAATAG
- a CDS encoding DUF1643 domain-containing protein, protein MTSSDKTHHVGASRPLRLQGDVTSTALYDGPGDCYRYRLHRVWAPEKPSIMWLMMNPSVATEYGDDRTVAKCQRYAREWGYGAMFVGNSFGYRCTDQKRLLEVEDPVGPGNDAALLDMARQADKVILAYGSPTHPSLRARGNHVAQTLHAAGIPLFVLRLSKGGRPEHPLYLPSALKPVRLDDAFFEALDGQPAP, encoded by the coding sequence ATGACTTCATCAGACAAGACCCACCATGTCGGTGCGTCGCGTCCCCTGCGCCTGCAGGGTGACGTGACCAGCACCGCCCTCTACGATGGCCCCGGTGACTGCTATCGCTACCGCCTGCACAGGGTATGGGCGCCGGAAAAGCCCAGCATCATGTGGCTTATGATGAACCCGTCTGTGGCCACCGAGTATGGCGACGACCGGACCGTTGCCAAATGCCAGCGCTATGCCCGCGAGTGGGGGTATGGCGCGATGTTTGTCGGCAATAGCTTTGGCTATCGCTGCACAGACCAGAAACGTCTGCTTGAAGTCGAGGACCCTGTGGGGCCAGGCAATGATGCGGCGCTGCTCGATATGGCGCGGCAGGCCGACAAGGTGATACTGGCCTATGGCTCACCCACCCACCCTTCATTACGGGCACGCGGCAACCATGTCGCGCAGACCCTGCACGCCGCCGGGATTCCCCTGTTCGTTCTGAGGCTGAGCAAGGGAGGCCGACCCGAGCACCCCCTCTACCTTCCGTCTGCCCTGAAACCGGTCCGGTTAGACGACGCCTTCTTCGAGGCGCTGGACGGTCAGCCTGCCCCTTGA
- a CDS encoding POTRA domain-containing protein: MPPHARVLPIASHDAYDPAVQNDPVQKDDNMKPNSRLALAGLALMAGTAALPCLPVTGLVSPALAASAPAADALLTLKILKVEGNKAVSTDEIMAALPYHVGDTVTRDQLDAGVQKVADLYKAKNMGAKFSEKERFVKNTVQFYLVIEEQAPQAAAAPAPFVLDKVEFVGNKKVPTAELEAVTKLRPGATVTAEAATADTVAIQKVYQKHDLGVQIQPVATQPNHDNHVVLTYQITEK; encoded by the coding sequence ATGCCACCGCACGCTCGGGTTTTGCCAATTGCTTCGCATGATGCCTATGATCCTGCCGTTCAGAATGACCCTGTTCAGAAGGACGACAACATGAAGCCGAACTCCCGTCTCGCTCTCGCCGGTCTTGCTCTCATGGCCGGTACGGCAGCTCTGCCCTGCCTGCCCGTCACAGGGCTCGTTTCACCGGCATTGGCTGCCAGTGCCCCGGCTGCCGACGCGCTGCTGACGCTCAAGATTCTCAAGGTCGAGGGCAACAAGGCCGTCTCGACTGACGAAATCATGGCAGCGCTCCCCTATCATGTGGGTGATACCGTCACGCGCGATCAGCTCGATGCAGGCGTGCAGAAAGTGGCGGATCTCTACAAGGCCAAGAATATGGGTGCCAAGTTCAGCGAGAAGGAGCGCTTTGTCAAAAACACGGTGCAGTTCTATCTCGTGATCGAAGAGCAGGCACCACAGGCCGCCGCAGCCCCCGCGCCGTTCGTGCTCGACAAGGTCGAGTTCGTCGGCAACAAAAAAGTGCCGACCGCCGAACTTGAAGCTGTGACGAAGCTGCGTCCCGGTGCCACTGTGACAGCAGAGGCCGCAACCGCTGATACGGTGGCTATCCAGAAGGTCTATCAGAAGCATGATCTGGGCGTGCAGATCCAGCCAGTTGCCACCCAACCCAATCACGACAACCATGTCGTGCTGACCTATCAGATCACCGAGAAGTAA
- a CDS encoding peptide MFS transporter: MSASSLTELPTRRQAFSVVFAIELWERFGYYGMQAVLTLYLVQRLGLSDVAANVMIAAFVGLTYITPVLGGFAGDRILGPRRTMLMGAFALVFGYAALALADQHRSLLFFAMALISAGNGLFKPNAANLVRRIYEGDDAALDAAFTIYYMSVNVGSTVSMLITPLLQDRYGPASAFLTCSGGLVVGLAYYFWRRRWIHHAGSALDQGPFQLKPFLTVFGGFVLTVLVLTGIIASPGIARLCVWCATAAIAFLWGRLYWRSGNAARPGLRLTFLLCLESMAYLIFYQQMMTSLTLFALRAVDGDLRIGGVTLVHLSAGQFQALNPIWIMLASPVLAALYNRLARQGRDLSLAHKMVLGFGLVTLGFLIWWIAASHAQPLVSAWVMVLGYGLISIAELLTMALGLAIIARYTLPESSGFMMGSLYLLWGVAMYAGSLVANFAAATGTPATGAAAAALYVPLFRDLFVAGLILTGVLVCLLPLAKRWDREHVLATGLHANPDARPAMPAEMEG, translated from the coding sequence ATGAGCGCATCCTCTCTCACAGAGCTTCCGACGCGACGACAGGCCTTCTCGGTCGTCTTCGCGATCGAACTCTGGGAACGTTTTGGCTATTACGGCATGCAGGCCGTACTGACGCTCTATCTGGTTCAGCGTCTGGGGCTGAGCGACGTGGCAGCCAATGTCATGATCGCCGCCTTTGTTGGTCTTACCTACATCACCCCGGTTCTTGGCGGCTTTGCGGGCGATCGCATCCTTGGCCCAAGGCGCACCATGCTGATGGGTGCGTTTGCCTTGGTCTTCGGTTATGCAGCGCTTGCGCTTGCTGACCAGCATCGCTCATTGCTGTTTTTCGCCATGGCCCTGATCTCGGCAGGGAATGGCCTGTTCAAGCCCAATGCGGCCAATCTGGTACGTCGCATCTATGAGGGCGACGACGCCGCGCTCGATGCCGCGTTCACCATCTATTACATGTCGGTCAATGTGGGCTCGACCGTCTCAATGCTCATTACCCCGCTGCTGCAGGATCGCTATGGACCTGCAAGCGCCTTCCTGACCTGTTCGGGCGGTCTTGTCGTGGGTTTGGCCTATTATTTCTGGCGTCGCCGCTGGATCCATCACGCTGGCTCAGCGCTGGATCAGGGGCCTTTCCAGCTGAAACCGTTTCTGACTGTGTTTGGCGGGTTTGTACTGACCGTGCTTGTGCTGACAGGCATCATCGCGAGTCCCGGGATCGCACGGCTCTGCGTCTGGTGCGCCACGGCGGCCATTGCCTTCCTGTGGGGGCGTCTCTACTGGCGCTCGGGCAATGCAGCCCGACCCGGTTTACGCCTGACTTTCCTGCTCTGTCTGGAGAGCATGGCCTATCTGATTTTCTATCAGCAGATGATGACATCGCTTACGCTTTTTGCGCTGCGTGCTGTCGATGGTGATCTTCGTATCGGTGGCGTCACCCTGGTGCATCTCAGCGCGGGCCAGTTTCAGGCGCTCAATCCGATCTGGATCATGCTGGCGAGCCCGGTTCTGGCAGCGCTGTATAACCGTCTGGCCCGTCAGGGGCGCGACCTGTCCCTTGCGCACAAGATGGTGCTTGGCTTCGGCCTCGTGACGCTGGGCTTTCTCATCTGGTGGATTGCCGCTTCTCATGCCCAGCCTCTGGTTTCGGCTTGGGTCATGGTTCTGGGTTACGGTCTGATCTCGATTGCCGAGCTTCTGACTATGGCGCTGGGGCTGGCGATTATCGCCCGCTATACCCTGCCCGAGAGCAGTGGCTTCATGATGGGGTCGCTCTATCTGCTATGGGGCGTGGCCATGTACGCTGGCAGCCTGGTTGCCAATTTCGCTGCGGCCACAGGCACACCGGCGACGGGCGCTGCTGCGGCGGCGCTCTATGTGCCTCTCTTCCGCGATCTGTTCGTGGCAGGGTTGATCCTGACAGGTGTTCTCGTATGCCTCTTGCCGCTGGCGAAGCGCTGGGATCGTGAGCATGTTCTGGCGACAGGCCTGCACGCCAATCCTGATGCCCGCCCCGCCATGCCTGCCGAAATGGAAGGCTAG
- a CDS encoding DnaJ C-terminal domain-containing protein, whose translation MKDPYAALGLTRSATDKEIRSAYRKLAKEHHPDHNPNNKKAEEAFKAVGAAYAILGDKEKRARFDRGEIDAEGNERGPFGGGGFGGGQGFHGGGNQFNQEDLGAFFSEMFSGGGTGADFGGGPFGGRRRTRRGADRSYTLTVSFEDSVLGTTSRVTLPEAGTVEVKIPAGIEDGQTLRLSGKGGAGMGENAPAGDALITISVTPSTTYTRDGRDLRANVPVDLETAILGGKIVIPTPKGQVTMKVPPHSDTGTVLRLGGRGVAERGQHKAGNLYVTLQVRIGDVDPKLEAFFAEQRAQQAEEA comes from the coding sequence GTGAAAGATCCTTATGCAGCGCTTGGCCTGACGCGCAGCGCCACGGATAAGGAGATCCGCAGCGCCTATCGCAAGCTCGCCAAGGAACATCATCCGGACCATAATCCGAACAACAAGAAGGCTGAGGAGGCCTTCAAGGCCGTTGGTGCCGCCTATGCCATTCTGGGCGACAAGGAGAAGCGCGCGCGCTTTGATCGCGGTGAAATCGATGCCGAGGGGAACGAGAGAGGGCCCTTCGGTGGCGGTGGCTTTGGTGGCGGCCAGGGTTTCCATGGCGGCGGTAACCAGTTCAATCAGGAAGATCTGGGGGCCTTTTTCTCGGAGATGTTCAGCGGCGGTGGCACCGGCGCCGATTTTGGTGGGGGGCCATTTGGCGGGCGTCGTCGGACGCGCCGCGGGGCAGACCGATCCTATACGCTGACAGTCTCGTTCGAGGATTCCGTACTGGGCACGACGAGCCGTGTGACCTTGCCCGAGGCAGGAACGGTTGAGGTCAAGATTCCTGCCGGAATCGAGGATGGTCAGACCTTGCGCCTGAGTGGCAAGGGTGGTGCCGGTATGGGAGAGAATGCCCCTGCCGGTGATGCGCTCATTACGATTTCGGTGACGCCAAGCACGACCTATACCCGCGATGGTCGCGATCTCAGGGCAAATGTGCCGGTTGATCTGGAAACAGCCATTCTTGGCGGTAAGATCGTGATCCCGACGCCCAAGGGGCAGGTGACCATGAAGGTGCCTCCCCATTCCGATACCGGTACGGTGCTGCGGCTGGGTGGCCGTGGTGTCGCCGAGCGCGGCCAGCACAAGGCGGGAAACCTGTACGTCACACTCCAGGTCAGGATTGGTGACGTCGATCCCAAGCTCGAAGCGTTCTTTGCCGAACAGCGCGCGCAGCAGGCTGAGGAGGCCTGA
- a CDS encoding efflux transporter outer membrane subunit encodes MVSLPRRLCAFTFAASLLAGCTVGPAYKPDRMKLPDGFVETDHAATAEEIARTEAEMKEWWGQYNDPLLNRLVAQAIKGNYDLLIADQRIIAGRAMREEAASAWYPQLDVNAGGGSSRYSINIDNWPIRPGNPQNRPEASVLTYGAQASWEIDAFGRIRREVEASERAIDVSIEDRRATLMTLLSDLVRAYISLRGAQLRFSIAQANVKNAQSEVDLTKRLYLEGIGNTLQTAQAQSELDSELASLEPLKAQIDTLSHGVSVLLGDMPGDLKAELEALPNGTASLPVMPRFPATLPSIVVANRPDIRAAERGYAEATARIGVAVAQLYPKFSIPLTFNPNASAMYQAFQVNAMSWSFMMLATLPVMHGGRFTSQVVEARARAEASRLTYRKTVLNAFREVEDAMTSWLHNDHYVAQLHQAATDSGLAADRARRLYAAGLTDYLNVLTTQRTLLGAQDREAVARTARLHDSVALYTAMGAGWQGVAMLDTALPIDAAKQSILAKAFSR; translated from the coding sequence ATGGTGTCTCTCCCCCGCAGGCTTTGCGCCTTCACTTTTGCTGCCTCGCTTCTTGCCGGATGCACGGTCGGGCCCGCCTACAAGCCCGACCGCATGAAACTGCCCGATGGCTTCGTCGAGACCGATCACGCGGCCACCGCAGAGGAAATCGCCCGCACTGAGGCCGAGATGAAGGAGTGGTGGGGGCAGTATAACGATCCGCTGCTCAACCGGCTCGTGGCGCAGGCCATCAAGGGCAATTATGACCTCCTCATTGCCGACCAGCGTATTATCGCCGGTCGCGCCATGCGTGAAGAGGCAGCCTCCGCCTGGTACCCGCAGCTTGATGTCAACGCAGGCGGTGGCTCAAGTCGGTATTCCATAAATATCGACAACTGGCCGATCAGACCCGGCAATCCTCAGAACCGGCCAGAGGCATCGGTCCTGACCTATGGTGCCCAGGCCAGCTGGGAGATCGATGCGTTCGGACGCATCAGGCGCGAGGTCGAGGCGAGCGAACGCGCCATCGATGTGAGCATCGAGGACCGACGCGCCACGTTGATGACGCTGCTTTCGGATCTGGTACGCGCCTATATCTCGCTCCGGGGGGCGCAATTGCGTTTCTCGATCGCGCAGGCCAACGTCAAGAATGCCCAGAGCGAGGTCGATCTGACCAAACGTCTCTATCTGGAAGGCATAGGCAACACGCTTCAGACCGCACAGGCGCAGAGCGAGCTCGATAGCGAACTGGCTTCGCTCGAACCTCTCAAGGCCCAGATCGACACGCTGAGCCACGGGGTAAGCGTCCTGCTGGGCGATATGCCGGGCGATCTCAAGGCAGAACTTGAGGCATTGCCCAATGGGACAGCCTCCCTGCCGGTCATGCCGCGCTTTCCGGCCACATTGCCCTCAATCGTCGTGGCCAATCGCCCCGATATTCGTGCCGCCGAGCGGGGCTATGCCGAAGCAACGGCTCGCATCGGCGTGGCCGTAGCCCAGCTCTACCCCAAATTCTCGATTCCCCTGACATTCAACCCGAATGCCTCCGCCATGTATCAGGCGTTTCAGGTCAATGCGATGAGCTGGTCCTTCATGATGCTGGCAACCTTGCCGGTCATGCACGGGGGGCGTTTCACCTCGCAGGTGGTCGAGGCGCGCGCACGGGCCGAGGCCAGCCGTCTGACCTATCGCAAGACCGTGCTCAATGCTTTCCGCGAGGTCGAGGACGCCATGACGTCATGGCTGCATAACGACCATTATGTCGCCCAGCTGCATCAGGCAGCAACCGATAGTGGTCTGGCAGCTGACAGGGCAAGGCGGCTCTATGCAGCGGGTCTGACCGATTATCTGAATGTCCTTACGACGCAGCGCACCTTGCTGGGGGCTCAGGACCGTGAGGCAGTGGCCCGTACGGCCAGACTGCACGATTCCGTGGCGCTCTACACGGCGATGGGCGCAGGGTGGCAGGGTGTGGCGATGCTCGATACGGCCTTGCCCATCGATGCGGCAAAGCAAAGTATCCTTGCAAAGGCCTTCTCGCGCTAG
- a CDS encoding efflux RND transporter periplasmic adaptor subunit — protein sequence MLLARTLIRVFLTFAVLGVTILLGYTLWETYMIAPWTRDGRVRVYVVDAAPEVSGTVVSVPVHDNDFVHRGDPLFVIDPVRFRLAIKEAEAHLASAEEDLKLRRNDAKRRMGLSGIVSAEEQEIYNSNVETQEDAVNAARATLDVARLNLQRSIVYSPVEGYVTNLNLRVGDYAHEGQSRMAVIDADSFWINAYFEETKMWGVHVGDVARVKLMGYREIIPAHVVSIARGINDQNGSPDKLGLQDVNPIFTWVRLAQRIPVRIHLDRVPPEVILAAGMTCTVTVGTPPQGQRGRLTTWLQNHL from the coding sequence GTGTTGCTCGCTCGTACACTGATCCGGGTCTTTCTGACATTCGCGGTGCTCGGGGTGACGATCCTGCTGGGCTACACGCTGTGGGAGACTTACATGATCGCACCCTGGACGCGTGATGGGCGCGTTCGCGTGTATGTGGTCGATGCAGCGCCTGAAGTGTCGGGGACGGTGGTGAGTGTGCCGGTGCACGACAATGATTTCGTTCATCGTGGCGACCCGCTTTTCGTGATCGACCCGGTGCGGTTCCGCCTCGCGATCAAGGAGGCGGAGGCCCATCTGGCGAGCGCGGAGGAAGATCTGAAGCTGCGTCGCAACGATGCCAAGCGTCGCATGGGATTAAGCGGTATCGTCTCGGCTGAAGAGCAGGAAATCTACAATTCCAATGTCGAGACGCAGGAGGATGCGGTCAATGCAGCGCGTGCCACGCTCGATGTGGCGAGGCTGAATCTCCAACGCTCCATCGTCTACTCGCCGGTTGAAGGTTACGTAACCAACCTCAATCTGCGCGTGGGTGACTATGCGCATGAGGGGCAGTCCCGCATGGCGGTCATCGATGCTGACAGTTTCTGGATCAACGCCTATTTCGAGGAAACGAAGATGTGGGGCGTGCATGTGGGCGACGTCGCCCGCGTGAAGCTCATGGGCTACCGCGAGATCATTCCGGCCCATGTCGTTTCCATTGCCCGCGGTATCAACGACCAGAACGGATCGCCGGACAAGCTGGGACTGCAGGATGTGAATCCCATCTTCACCTGGGTCCGTCTGGCGCAGCGTATTCCCGTGCGTATCCATCTTGATCGCGTGCCGCCCGAGGTCATTCTGGCGGCCGGAATGACCTGCACGGTCACGGTAGGCACCCCGCCACAGGGGCAGCGGGGCCGTCTGACCACCTGGCTGCAGAACCATCTCTGA
- a CDS encoding DUF1656 domain-containing protein gives MLAEFDLFGVFISPIAVYSLAAIPVTLFIRFLLWRTGAIEWFWHVALFEVALYVCVLCLVVLYV, from the coding sequence ATGCTCGCGGAATTCGATCTTTTCGGCGTGTTCATATCTCCCATCGCCGTCTACTCTCTTGCCGCTATCCCCGTAACGCTTTTCATCCGGTTCCTCCTCTGGCGCACAGGCGCCATCGAGTGGTTCTGGCATGTCGCCCTGTTCGAAGTGGCGCTCTATGTCTGCGTGCTTTGCCTGGTGGTGCTCTATGTGTGA
- a CDS encoding ABC transporter ATP-binding protein has protein sequence MSGSSGDNRSPLSVHSLALTPGADGFSLNLVKGEALSLLAETPGTLSLFCDILGGFVAPAAGRVAFAGLDASDTLPGQRPIVLVSRREPAFGHLGVAANIAFPLRVRGMAAHEIRASVSHFLALLGLDGFASTRADTLPPEYDVRLRLARALACNPSVLVLDDVLSGLDLRAIGRTRQLIAKLHKALGLTLIYAANDREDAVWLGGRIALFDRETLVQCASASTLLDRPATPWVASLFTEANLLTGRVLSIEDDIATIHLACGGVVEALADADLQDDSLCVLCIRPDRMTPLFAASGGDEEGPAPLVATLQSVLHTGEQMRLRLRLSDGVEIEMRRPLIQSTRQMTPGATLQLAWQASQAVAFPMKDDL, from the coding sequence ATGTCAGGTTCATCGGGGGACAATCGGTCGCCCCTGTCGGTTCATTCGCTCGCGCTCACCCCGGGGGCCGACGGCTTTTCGCTCAACCTCGTGAAGGGCGAGGCTTTGAGCCTGCTTGCTGAAACCCCCGGAACACTGAGCCTCTTCTGCGATATCCTGGGCGGGTTTGTCGCACCTGCCGCCGGACGCGTGGCGTTTGCAGGTCTGGACGCCAGCGATACCCTTCCGGGGCAGCGCCCTATCGTGCTTGTTTCCCGTCGCGAGCCTGCTTTTGGTCATCTCGGGGTCGCTGCCAATATCGCTTTTCCGCTTCGTGTACGTGGCATGGCCGCCCATGAGATCCGTGCAAGCGTGAGCCATTTTCTCGCCCTGCTCGGTCTCGATGGCTTTGCCTCGACGCGAGCCGACACCCTGCCACCGGAATATGATGTCAGGCTCAGACTGGCGCGCGCGCTCGCATGCAACCCATCTGTGCTGGTGCTTGACGATGTCCTGTCCGGCCTTGATCTGCGTGCGATTGGCCGGACACGGCAATTGATCGCGAAGCTTCACAAGGCTCTCGGACTGACCTTGATCTACGCCGCCAATGATCGTGAGGACGCTGTATGGCTTGGGGGACGCATTGCCCTGTTCGATCGCGAAACCCTTGTTCAATGTGCCAGTGCCAGCACCCTGCTTGACCGTCCGGCAACCCCATGGGTCGCCTCCCTCTTTACAGAAGCCAATCTGCTGACAGGTCGCGTTCTGTCGATTGAGGACGATATCGCCACGATTCATCTTGCCTGTGGCGGCGTGGTGGAAGCTCTGGCCGATGCCGATCTGCAAGATGACAGCCTTTGCGTGCTGTGCATCCGCCCTGATCGTATGACGCCTCTTTTCGCCGCATCCGGCGGGGATGAAGAAGGCCCCGCCCCTCTTGTTGCAACGCTCCAATCGGTACTGCATACCGGCGAACAGATGCGCTTGCGGCTACGCCTTTCTGACGGGGTAGAAATCGAAATGCGGCGTCCGCTCATCCAGTCGACGCGGCAGATGACCCCCGGCGCAACACTACAACTCGCATGGCAGGCCAGTCAGGCTGTGGCCTTTCCCATGAAAGACGATCTATAA
- a CDS encoding extracellular solute-binding protein, with amino-acid sequence MNKAAWMLLVTLCLPVLSTAFPLQAAAAGHHVHHAAHHAKTRKLSHAATSQLGLAVLSGSLDAHSLLMPDQPYPLKEWDGSLTTLRDAALAHKPVWLAAMIDNTTLYAACRDGIVQTLPALPISDRSRSTPGSPCGIAAGEESIVLAWDRGRLGDDAPNWADFWDIARHPGKRALRLDPRGTLEIALMADGVAPGDVYTVLASPAGTDRAFRKLDQLRPYLVWWRTPAEATRIMSSGAALMLSTPHDRLADLGEKATFAAQWRQSLRQKVSWAIPRNVPPEQAEAVIRMLRDQTPLHDDTQDAPQDGRDIRALSVSDSFWAINYYALQKRFQTWLTAAP; translated from the coding sequence TTGAACAAGGCCGCGTGGATGCTGCTCGTGACGCTGTGCCTGCCCGTACTGTCGACCGCTTTTCCCCTTCAGGCTGCCGCAGCAGGGCACCATGTCCATCATGCTGCCCATCATGCCAAGACCAGAAAGCTCTCCCACGCAGCCACGTCACAACTCGGTCTGGCCGTGCTGTCAGGCAGTCTTGATGCCCATTCCCTGCTGATGCCCGACCAGCCCTATCCGCTCAAGGAATGGGATGGCAGCCTAACGACGCTGCGTGACGCTGCTCTGGCACACAAGCCGGTATGGCTTGCAGCCATGATCGACAACACCACCCTGTATGCCGCCTGTCGTGACGGTATAGTGCAGACGCTTCCAGCGCTCCCCATCAGCGATCGGTCACGCAGCACACCGGGCTCACCCTGCGGCATTGCCGCCGGGGAGGAGAGTATCGTCCTGGCGTGGGACCGAGGCAGACTTGGTGACGACGCGCCAAACTGGGCCGATTTCTGGGATATTGCCCGCCATCCGGGCAAACGTGCCCTGCGTCTCGACCCCAGAGGCACGCTTGAGATAGCTCTGATGGCTGATGGTGTTGCACCCGGCGACGTCTATACCGTTCTGGCCTCTCCCGCAGGGACAGATCGCGCATTTCGCAAGCTCGATCAATTGCGCCCCTATCTTGTCTGGTGGCGCACACCCGCAGAGGCGACCCGCATCATGAGCAGCGGCGCTGCCCTGATGCTTTCAACCCCCCATGACCGCTTGGCCGATCTGGGAGAGAAAGCCACCTTCGCCGCGCAATGGCGTCAGTCCCTTCGCCAGAAAGTGTCGTGGGCCATACCGCGCAACGTACCTCCCGAGCAGGCAGAGGCTGTGATCAGGATGCTGCGCGACCAGACCCCGCTGCATGACGACACGCAGGATGCCCCGCAGGATGGACGCGACATTCGCGCTTTGTCCGTGAGCGACAGTTTCTGGGCCATCAATTATTATGCGCTTCAGAAACGCTTTCAGACCTGGCTGACCGCAGCGCCATGA